A window of Aquitalea denitrificans contains these coding sequences:
- a CDS encoding GHMP kinase produces MILSKTPLRMSYVGGGSDMAVYYREELGAVLSTSVDKYMYIAVNPKFDGRIRLSYSVTEEVDSTSQVQHPLVREALTMLGIHGGIEITSMADIPSKGSGLGSSSSYTVGLLNALYAYKNQFASKSMLAQQACDIEIERCGEPIGKQDQYAAAFGGMNLIRFHPDESVSVDPVICAPELLQSLEDSTLVFFTGRTRSASAVLAQQQKALLSPDRKRLMRRMVQLAFELKTEMESGSLDNFGELLNENWQLKTQLASGITDPQIDRWYQAGLRNGAHGGKLLGAGNGGFMMFFAPPHLHNAIRAALPELQEVKFNFDRNGAQIVFYQPSEATSK; encoded by the coding sequence ATGATATTAAGCAAAACCCCACTGCGCATGAGCTATGTAGGCGGTGGCAGTGATATGGCGGTTTACTACCGCGAAGAGCTTGGTGCAGTACTGTCAACATCTGTCGATAAGTACATGTACATTGCTGTAAATCCAAAGTTTGATGGTCGTATCCGCCTGAGTTACAGCGTGACTGAAGAAGTCGATTCTACAAGCCAAGTTCAGCACCCTCTCGTGAGAGAGGCTCTCACGATGCTCGGCATCCACGGTGGAATTGAAATTACCTCAATGGCTGATATCCCATCCAAGGGATCTGGGCTTGGTTCTTCTAGCAGCTATACTGTTGGTCTTTTAAATGCGCTGTATGCTTACAAGAACCAATTTGCATCAAAATCAATGTTAGCCCAGCAGGCCTGTGATATTGAGATCGAACGATGTGGTGAGCCTATTGGTAAGCAGGATCAATATGCAGCCGCCTTTGGCGGCATGAACCTGATTCGATTTCACCCGGACGAATCTGTTTCTGTTGATCCTGTAATATGCGCCCCCGAATTACTACAAAGCCTGGAAGACTCTACTTTGGTATTCTTTACAGGGCGAACCCGGAGTGCATCTGCAGTATTGGCACAACAACAAAAAGCCCTCTTATCACCTGACCGTAAACGCTTGATGCGGCGTATGGTGCAATTAGCATTTGAACTCAAAACTGAGATGGAGTCAGGCTCACTAGATAATTTCGGTGAATTGCTCAATGAGAATTGGCAATTGAAGACCCAGTTAGCCTCTGGAATTACAGATCCACAGATCGACAGATGGTATCAAGCAGGTCTTAGAAATGGTGCTCATGGTGGAAAATTGCTCGGTGCTGGCAACGGTGGCTTCATGATGTTTTTTGCACCCCCACACCTGCACAATGCAATTCGTGCGGCACTACCTGAGTTGCAAGAGGTCAAATTCAATTTTGATCGCAATGGTGCACAAATTGTCTTCTATCAACCAAGTGAGGCCACCTCAAAATGA
- a CDS encoding D-sedoheptulose-7-phosphate isomerase, which produces MTISFSVENYFSAHTKLAESLDHNVFQAGIDLIRRKFDAGKKIITCGNGGSASTASHYITDWNKMINLATGKKFRGISLCDNIGAITAFANDLSYDEIFAGQLKSILDEGDLVIAISGSGNSRNVIKAVEYANANGADTLAVVGYDGGKLMPLAKQHILVPSFDMQLCEDIHLMFGHMVMKTLCGNKIKI; this is translated from the coding sequence ATGACTATCTCTTTTTCTGTTGAAAACTACTTTTCAGCCCATACTAAACTTGCTGAAAGTCTCGACCATAATGTATTCCAAGCGGGTATTGATCTTATTCGCAGAAAATTTGATGCTGGTAAGAAAATTATTACCTGTGGAAATGGTGGAAGCGCATCTACTGCATCGCACTACATCACAGATTGGAACAAGATGATCAATCTAGCCACTGGTAAAAAATTCAGAGGCATCTCTCTCTGTGACAATATCGGTGCAATAACCGCGTTTGCCAATGATTTATCATATGATGAAATTTTTGCAGGACAGCTTAAGTCAATCTTAGATGAAGGTGACTTAGTTATCGCCATCAGCGGCAGTGGCAATTCAAGAAATGTAATAAAAGCAGTTGAATATGCAAACGCCAATGGCGCAGATACTTTGGCAGTAGTGGGATATGATGGCGGAAAATTAATGCCATTAGCCAAACAGCATATCTTAGTCCCTTCATTCGACATGCAACTGTGTGAGGATATTCACCTCATGTTTGGTCATATGGTTATGAAAACATTATGCGGAAATAAAATTAAAATTTGA
- a CDS encoding HAD-IIIA family hydrolase — protein sequence MTEHSRLCNVAILAGGMGTRLRSRTGNLPKPMAPVLGRPVLEHLIDLCVRHGFHNIALLVHYEHEIIRSHFGDGHRFGARLHYCVETDARGTAGALLDALPSMDSRFLVLYGDTYADVNLKRLWSAHLESDADATLLLHPNDHPQDSDLVEVDANGRIAAIHPYPHLVGSTLSNLVNAAMYVMNRQNLDTVIPSTGHFDLAKHTFPAMLAAQRCLRAYVTPEYIKDMGTPERLDKVARDIVAGLPEKLSDRQLRRAIFIDRDGTINREVNHLNSPEQLELLDGAGEAIRKLNRSGTLAICVTNQPVISRGEVNEAGMRAIHSRLDQLLGDHHAYLDALYLCPHHPDKGFAGEVPELKIRCNCRKPETGLIDHAVRDLHISRRDSWMVGDSTSDIRAGRDAGLSTVLIRSGYAGEDGKYPDIPDYVMPDLAAAVEWVLEGHPRMMQRLLPTVPMALSARIILIGGPARAGKTSAARCLSEQLQLLGKTTHIISLDGWLKPADQRQEGTGVLKRYDMVMIRSIVGRIKNSTDRVVHTLPIYSRAKRESQSTHHLSVGPDDIVIVEGVPALLDDELLSIADLRLFIDIDDEQRKKRLELDYCWRPENQQESKSRINSREIDEVPTVKTSAIKADFVISGQAI from the coding sequence CACGCACTGGCAACTTACCCAAACCGATGGCACCTGTTCTTGGTCGGCCCGTACTAGAACACTTGATAGATTTGTGTGTTCGGCATGGATTTCACAACATTGCTTTGCTTGTTCATTATGAGCACGAAATAATCCGCTCCCATTTTGGTGATGGTCATCGCTTTGGTGCGCGCCTGCACTATTGCGTTGAAACCGATGCACGTGGCACAGCAGGAGCTCTACTAGACGCGTTACCTAGTATGGATTCGCGTTTCTTGGTCCTGTACGGGGACACATATGCAGATGTAAATCTCAAACGACTTTGGAGTGCACACCTTGAAAGTGATGCGGATGCAACTCTGCTGCTTCATCCTAACGATCATCCACAAGATTCTGATCTGGTTGAAGTCGATGCAAATGGTCGTATCGCTGCAATTCATCCATACCCGCATCTGGTAGGTAGCACGTTATCCAATCTGGTTAACGCAGCAATGTACGTGATGAATCGCCAGAATCTGGACACGGTTATACCCTCGACTGGCCATTTTGACCTCGCCAAACACACCTTCCCTGCCATGCTGGCAGCTCAGCGATGCTTACGCGCTTATGTGACGCCAGAGTACATCAAGGATATGGGAACCCCAGAGCGCTTGGATAAGGTGGCGCGCGACATTGTGGCCGGGCTGCCTGAAAAACTCTCTGACCGTCAGCTTCGACGTGCAATCTTCATTGACCGGGATGGCACGATTAATCGAGAGGTCAATCATCTAAACTCACCTGAGCAGCTGGAGCTACTGGATGGTGCTGGCGAGGCCATACGCAAGTTGAACCGTTCCGGTACACTTGCAATCTGTGTGACCAACCAACCCGTAATCTCCAGAGGGGAAGTAAACGAAGCTGGCATGCGAGCCATTCACTCACGCCTAGACCAGTTGCTGGGGGATCATCATGCCTATCTGGATGCACTTTATCTTTGCCCCCACCATCCTGATAAAGGGTTTGCTGGAGAAGTACCGGAACTCAAGATACGTTGTAATTGCCGTAAGCCTGAAACTGGACTCATCGATCATGCCGTCAGAGATCTGCACATATCCCGCAGAGACTCATGGATGGTTGGGGACTCCACCAGCGACATCCGAGCAGGTAGAGATGCAGGTCTGAGCACAGTATTGATTCGGAGTGGCTACGCAGGTGAGGACGGAAAGTACCCTGATATCCCGGATTATGTAATGCCAGACCTAGCAGCAGCTGTTGAGTGGGTCCTGGAAGGGCATCCTCGAATGATGCAACGTCTACTGCCAACCGTGCCAATGGCGTTGTCAGCCCGTATAATCCTGATTGGGGGTCCCGCCAGGGCGGGGAAAACAAGTGCTGCACGATGCCTGTCTGAACAATTGCAGTTGCTTGGTAAAACCACCCACATCATCTCTTTAGATGGTTGGTTAAAACCAGCTGATCAGCGCCAGGAAGGAACAGGTGTTTTAAAAAGATACGACATGGTAATGATCCGCTCTATTGTGGGTAGGATTAAAAACTCCACGGACCGGGTTGTTCATACTCTACCAATTTATAGCCGTGCCAAGCGAGAAAGCCAGTCTACCCACCACTTGTCAGTTGGGCCTGATGATATTGTAATTGTTGAAGGTGTTCCTGCATTACTTGATGATGAATTGCTATCTATAGCAGATCTCCGTTTATTTATTGATATCGATGATGAACAACGCAAGAAACGACTAGAGTTGGATTATTGTTGGCGACCAGAAAATCAACAAGAGTCCAAATCAAGAATTAACTCTAGGGAGATTGATGAAGTGCCTACTGTTAAAACTAGTGCAATCAAAGCAGATTTTGTAATCTCCGGACAAGCAATTTAA